The nucleotide window cagcttgtaccatttttggtacagggtacttaagaaccactattcagatagggtacaactggtgtatagtgatacagacagtttcattttcaccttactagctgaagatgtctttaatgagatggggaaagaaccccttagtttgtggatggatacgagtaattttcctgaaactcaccccttgtatgatccttctaaaaagggtgttttagggctgttaaagtcagaggtgtcagataaacacatccttgaagttgtggcactcaagcccaaaatgtatagtgtgcttttgcttgacaataaaaattccatcaccgctaagggtattccccgagctgtgcaaagatctttaacacataaccactttaaagagacccttcacagtaatggtgtagtaaatacttttaattactcacaaataagaaacataggggggcagatggcaaccacattcaatactaagaggggtttaagtgcatttgatgataagcgcttttacctaaataaatacactagcctagcgtatggtcacccagacataccatccgagccccaccccaacacctcagtccaaggaatgtccaccgagagtgaaggtggtgacgtcattgaaccacaaggagaggaaggacaacaccccaccagcgagagtgaaccctatgacgtcagcagtcagtcacctgagggaggcgcactacatcccattcactctctgggagatgatgagtcatcatcttcgtcccaggaggaggaggaggagggggaggaagaccccacaacggacttgtgggcgagaaggagaggtcttgttaataaatattatgtggggggagatgacctacaatacgactatgtttaaccctatgtactttgataatataatctataaatcatcaggattatttctttttctccttctttaagtatagaggcttaaaatatatccaacttaaaaacaactaagggaggctggtccctcttacggtacactcaaggtcatcaagtatgaggaggggtggtgagggggggaccgcccctactgcgaggatcctgtttttacacctgtcccatagagggaggggggggagagggggggtaactgccgctcacctgagtgtttattatacaaataaattaattttttttacttaaatatactgtcatacttttctgtataaatgaacatgaacatgaacatagcgacacataatagatacctatcttcactatttttacgattgttgctgccccaaACCTTGGAcgacctaatatggggtggctctaagtggcactccgcctctgattttcttatctgattgcccttcataggcggctactttactgtaaatgaacatgatcatagtggcgcataatagatacctatctccactgttttttcgactgctaccgcacacaccttgggtgacctattatggagtggcactatgtggctccccgcttctgatttcttatctgatctcccTACATAGGTGGCACTATGTGGCGCTTTCTATTCTACTACCGTCACCACAAGACTGTGGTCCACCGTCACTACAAGACTGTggtccaccgtcaccacaacactgtggtccaccgtcaccacaacactgtgGTCCACCGTCACCACAAGACTGTGGTCCACCGTCACTACAAGACTGTGGTCCACCGTCACCACAAGACTGTGGTCCACCGTCACTACAAGACTGTGGTCCACCGTCACCACAAGACTGTGGTCCACCGTCACTACAAGACTGTGGTCCACCGTCACCACAAGACTGtggtccaccgtcaccaccagactgtggtccaccgtcaccaccagacTGTGGTCCACCGTCACTACAACACTGTGGTCCACCGTCACCACAAGACTGTGGTCCACCGTCACTACAAGACTGtggtccaccgtcaccaccagacTGTGGTCCACCGTCACCACAAGACTGTggtccaccgtcaccacaacactgtggtccaccgtcaccacaacactgtggtccaccgtcaccacaacactgtggtccaccgtcaccaccagactgtggtccaccgtcaccaccagacTGTGGTCCACCGTCACTACAACACTGtggtccaccgtcaccaccagactgtggtccaccgtcaccaccagactgtggtccaccgtcaccaccagacTGTGGTCCACCGTCACCACATGACTGtggtccaccgtcaccaccagacTGTGGTCCACCGTCACCACATGACTGTGGTCCACCGTCACTACAAGACTGTGGTCCACCGTCACCACAAGACTGTGGTCCACCGTCACCACAAGACTGTggtccaccgtcaccacaacactgtggtccaccgtcaccacaacactgtgGTCCTGGTTCGGTTGTTTCGTTACCATCCGGCTCAAGCAGCCTGCTGGAAAATTCCTTGGAACTAAGACAATACTCAGGTAAAATGCCAGAAAAATACAACGAGTTCCTGCTCCTTGTATTTCAGCTGTAGCAGCTGTATTTTTCTGGAAGAAATACCACGTGGGAAATACACTGGGAATTTCCTACAACCTGGATCTCTACTAAGAACAGAGTATTTCACATTAATTTTCTCATAATAATAGTTAAGCCGATTCTTAA belongs to Procambarus clarkii isolate CNS0578487 chromosome 74, FALCON_Pclarkii_2.0, whole genome shotgun sequence and includes:
- the LOC138356857 gene encoding A-kinase anchor protein 5-like gives rise to the protein MVTKQPNQDHSVVVTVDHSVVVTVDHSLVVTVDHSLVVTVDHSLVVTVDHSHVVTVDHSLVVTVDHSHVVTVDHSLVVTVDHSLVVTVDHSLVVTVDHSVVVTVDHSLVVTVDHSLVVTVDHSVVVTVDHSVVVTVDHSVVVTVDHSLVVTVDHSLVVTVDHSLVVTVDHSLVVTVDHSVVVTVDHSLVVTVDHSLVVTVDHSLVVTVDHSLVVTVDHSLVVTVDHSLVVTVDHSLVVTVDHSLVVTVDHSLVVTVDHSVVVTVDHSVVVTVDHSLVVTVDHSLVVTVVE